The Pseudomonas multiresinivorans DNA window CGTACGGAATCAGCATGGCGGGGTACTCGGAATCGCAGCGCGGGATTGTAGTCCCGCGCTGAGCTGAGTGCAGCTTCACTTCTTGTTCCTGTCCGAGTCCTTGCCTTTGTCAGCTCCATCGCCACTGTCGATCAGGTCGTCCACCGGCGGCACATGGGTGGTGCTTTCCATGTGTACCGGATGCTCCAGCTGCTTGCTGAAGCGCTCCAGCGTGCCTTCGCTGGGTTCCGCGTCGCTGTCGAACACCGGCGGGCTGAGCATGTAGGCGGTGAGCAGTTTCGACAGCGCGGCCAGGCTGTCGATATGGGTACGTTCATATCCGTGGGTGGCGTCACAGCCAAAGGCCAGCAGCGCGGTGCGGATATCGTGGCCGGCGGTGATCGCCGATTGCGCATCGCTGTGGTAGTAGCGGAACAGGTCCCGGCGCACGGCGATCTCGTGGCGCTCGCCCAGCCGCAGCAGGTGCCGGGACAGGTGGAAATCGTAAGGCCCGCCGGAGTCCTGCAGCGCCACGCTGACCGCATGTTCGCTGGAGTTCTGCCCCTCGGCCACCGGCGCGATATCGATACCGACGAACTCGCTCACATCCCAGGGCAGCGCGCCGGCCGCACCGGAGCCGATTTCCTCGGTGATGGTGAACAGCGGGTGGCAGTCGATCGGCGGTACCTGGCCGGCCTCGACGATGGCTTTGAGCGAGGCCAGCAGCGCGGCCACGCCGGCCTTGTCGTCGAGGTGGCGGGCGCTGATGTGGCCGCTCTCGGTGAACTCGGGCAGCGGGTCGAAGGCGACGAAATCGCCGATGGCCACGCCGATGGATTCGCTGTCGGCACGGCTGGCGGTGTAGGTGTCCAGGCGCAACTCGACGTGATCCCAGCTGATCGGCAGCGTATCCACCGCGGTGTTGAAGGCATGCCCGGAGGCCATCAGCGGCAGCACGCTGCCGCGGAATACGCCGTTCTCACAGAACACCGTTACGCGGCTGCCTTCGGCGAAGCGGCTCGACCAGCAGCCCACCGGCGCCAGGGCCAGGCGGCCGTTGGGCTTGATCTCGCGGACGATGGCGCCAATGGTGTCCAGGTGCGCCGAGACGGCGCGGTCCGGGCTCTTGCGTCGCCCCAGCAGGGTGGCGCGGATGGTCCCGCGTCGAGTCATCTCGAAGGGCACGCCGATCTCCTCCAGCCGTTCGGCGACGTAGCGCACGATGGTGTCGGTGAAACCGGTGGGGCTGGGGATGGCGAGCATTTCCAGCAGCACGCGCTGCAGGTAGTTGAGGTCGGGTTGTGGCAGTTGGGTCATGCCGGGGCCTCTTCGTTGGCGTGAGGCTGATCACGGTTGTCGCGATGCAGGAGTTCGCGGCTCAGCGGGAAGAGCAGGTCGACGAAGCGCTCGGCGGTCGGCTGCGGCTCGTGGTTGGCCAGGCCGGGGCGCTCGTTGGCTTCGATGATCACGTAGTCCGCCTGGTCGGCCTCGGTGACCAGCAGATCGAGGCCGGTGACCGGGATTTCCAGCGCTCGCGCCGCGCGGATGGCGGCGTCGGCCAGGGCCGGGTGCAGGCGCTCGGTGACGTCTTCCAGGGTGCCGCCGGTGTGCAGGTTGGCCGTTCGGCGTACGGCCAGGCGCTGGCCGCTGGGCAGCACGTCGTCGTAGCTGAAGCCGGCGGCGGCCAGGGTGCGCTCGGTCTCGCCGTCCAGCGGGATGCGGCTTTCGCCACCGGTCGCGGCCTGGCGCCGGCGGCTCTGCGCCTCGATCAGCTTACGGATGCTGTGCCGACCATCGCCGATCACCTCGGCGGGGCGGCGAATGGCGGCGGCCACCACCTCGTAGCCGATCACCACGATGCGCAGGTCATTGCCGGGGTGGTAGCTCTCGAGGATGACGCGGGTATCGAACTGCTTCGCGTGGGCGATGGCGCTCTCCACTTCCTCGGCCGTGCGCAGGTCCACGGCGACACCCTGGCCCTGTTCGCCGTCCACCGGCTTGACCACCAGTGCGCCGTGTTCTTCGAGGAATGCGGCGTTGTCTTCGGCGCTAGTGGCCAGGCGTTGCTGCGGCTGGCGCAGGCCGGCGCGGTCGAGGGCGCGGTGGGTGAGGGTCTTGTCCTGGCACAGGCTCATGCTGACGGCGCTGGTGAGGTCGCACAGCGACTCGCGGCAGCGGATGCGCCGGCCACCCTGGGTGAGGGTGAAGAGGCCGGCGTCGGCGTCCTGTACCTGCACTTCGATGCCGCGTCGATGGGCCTCGTCGACGATGATCTTCGCGTAGGGATTGAGTCCCTTTTCCGGGCCGGGGCCAAGGAACAGCGACTGGTTGATGCCGTTCTTGCACTTCACTGCGAAGGTCGGCAGCTCGCGGAAGCGCAGTTTGCGGTACAGCGACTTGGCCTGCTGGTTGCCGTGCAGCACCGACAGGTCCAGATAGGCCAGGCCGCGGCTCATGAAGTGCTCGATCAGGTGGCGTACCAGCGCTTCGCCGACGCCGGGCCGGCTGGACTGCGGGTCCACCGCCAGGCACCAGAGGCTGGAGCCGCCTTCCGGGTCGCGGAAGGCCTTGGCGTGGTTGATGCCCATGACGGTGCCGATCACCGTGCCGGTCTCGGCGTCTTCTGCCAGCCAGTAGGCCGGGCCGCCCTGGTGGCGCGGCGTGACGTTGGAGGGGTCGACCGGCAGCATGCCGCGCGACAGGTAGAGGCGGTTGATCGCCGTCCAGTCGTCGTCGCTGTGCACGCGGCGGATGCGGAAGCCGCGGAAGGGTCGGCGCGCCGGGCGGTAGTCGGTGAACCACAGGCGCAGCGCGTCCGAGGGGTCGAGGAAGAGTTGCTGCGGGGCGTGGGACAGCACCTGTTGTGGCGCGGCGACGTAGAGGGCAATGTCGCGCTCGCCGGGTTGTTCGTTGAGCAACTCGGCGGCCAGCTTGTCCGGGCTGGAGAAGGTATGGCCGATCAGCAGGCGGCCCCAGCCGCATTGGAGGATCAGCGGGCCGTGGCTTTCCGCGTGGTCGCCGGCGAAGCGCGCCTGCAGCCTTTCGTAGGTCGGCGTCTGGCCGCGCAGCAGCCTCTGGTTGTGGGGATGGGGCAGGTTGGAATGGGGTTTCATCTTGCGCTCCCTGATAAGCATCTGTCCTGGGCTGTGGGAAAGGCGGCGCCACGCACGGCGCCGCCGGGCTCTAGAGGCCCTGTTCCGTCAGCCAGAGATTGAGGGCCGCCAACTGCCACAACTTGGAACCGCGCAGCGGAGTGAGGTCGCTCGCCGGGTCGCTGAGCAGGCGGTCGAACATCGCCGTCTCGAACAGTCCACGGTCCTGGCTCGGGTCCAGCAGCAATTCACTGACCCAGGCGCGGGTATTGCCTTGCAGGTGCTTGAGGCCGGGCACCGGGAAGTAACCCTTGGGCCGGTCGATCACCTCGCTGGGGATGACCTTGCGCGCGGCAGCCTTGAGCACCTGCTTGCCGCCGTCGCCGAGCTTGAAGCGCGACGGGATGCGCGCCGACAGTTCCGCGACGCGGTAGTCGAGGAACGGCACGCGGGCTTCCAGGCCCCAGGCCATGGTCATGTTGTCGACGCGCTTGACCGGGTCGTCCACCAGCATGATGGTGCTGTCCAGGCGCAATGCCTTGTCCACCGGGTCTTCCGCGCCGGGCTGGGCGAAGTGGTCGCGGACGAATTCGCTGGCCACGTCCTCGACCCGCATCGCCTCGCGTACGGTGTCCAGGTACTCGCCGTGGCTGCGATCGAAGAAGGCCGCGCGGTAGGCCTGCAGCGGGTCCTTCGCGCCGGCCACTTTCGGGTACCAGTGGTAGCCGGCGAACAGCTCGTCGGCGCCCTGGCCGCTCTGCACCACCTTGCAGTGCTTGGAGACTTCCCGGGAGAGCAGGTAGAAGGCGATGCAATCGTGGCTGACCATCGGCTCGCTCATGGCGCGGAAGGCCGCCGGCAGTTGCGAGATAACTTCGTTCTCGTCGATGCGCAGTTGGTGGTGGCGGGTGCCATAGCGTTTCGCGATCAGGTCCGAGTACTGGAATTCGTCGCCGCGCTCGCCGCCGGCATCCTCGAAGCCGATGGAGAAGGTCAGCAGGTCCTCGACGCCGGCCTCGTGGAGCAGGCCGACCAGCAGGCTGGAATCGACGCCGCCGGAGAGCAGCACGCCGACTTCGCGAGCAGCGCGCTGGCGCACGCTCACGGCATCGCGCAGGCTGCTCAGCAGGCGGTCTTCCCAGTCGTCCAGGGTCAGCTCGCGCTCATCGGGCAGCGGGCCGTAGTCCAGGGTCCACCAGCGCTGGCGCTCGGTATGGCCGTCGGCGTCGATGGTCATCCAGGTGGCCGGCGGCAGCTTCTGCACTTCGGCCAGCAGAGTGCGTGGCGCGGGAACCACGGCGTGGAAGTTGAGGTAGTGGTTGAGCGCCACCGGGTCCAGCGCCGGGTCGATGTCGCCGCCCTTCAACAGCGCTGGCAGGCTGGAAGCGAAGCGCAGGCGCTTGCCGGTCTGCGACAGGTACAGCGGCTTGATGCCGAGGCGGTCGCGGGCGATGAACAGGCGCCGTTTGTCGCGTTCCCAGATGGCGAAAGCGAACATGCCATTGAGGCGGGGCAATAGTTGTTCACCCCAGGCGTGGTATCCCTTCAGGAGTACTTCGGTGTCGCCTCCGGAAAAGAAGCGGTACCCAAGGGCTTCCAGCTCGCCGCGCAGTTCGGGGTAGTTGTAGATTGCCCCGTTGAACACCAGCGACAGGCCCAGCGAGGTGTCAATCATCGGCTGACCGGATGCTTCGGCCAGGTCCATGATCTTCAGCCGCCGATGGCCCAGGGCCAGGGGACCTTCGCTATGGAAACCCCAGGCATCGGGTCCTCGCGGTGCGAGGTGATGAGTGATGCGTTCGACTGCGGCAAGGTCCGCAGCCTGGTTATCGAAACGTAGTTCTCCTGCAATTCCGCACATAGTACTGTGGGCCCAGTAAAATCAGGGCCTCAGTCCTCCTTAGCTTTCCTCCGTACCAAATTCGTACCAGTTTTCAGCTTTTCCATCTCGCTCCAGTCGGACGTCGAGTTGAGCCACTTGGCGTAAGTCGAAAGCAGAACTGGCACGCTGTGGCCGAGCTGCGAGGCGATGAAAGCCGGATTCATCCCGGCCATCAGGCACATCGTCGCGTAGGTGTGGCGAGTGTCATACGTCCTGCGCTGACGCATGCCGAGCTTCCGCAAGGCGTCGCGCCAGTAGCGTTTCGGGCCGGTCTCCGACTTGATGTACAGGTCGGAGCGTTCTGCCTTCAGGCTGGGAGCAAACACGTAATCCGATCTCGCCGCAGTCAGCGGCCTAGCTTGTTCGAGGGCATGCAGCGCGCGATCGTTCAACAAAACTTCCCGAACGGTCTTCGTCTTGGTTCGTTCATGGATCTTGCCGCGGAGTTGGATTCGGCAGACCTTGGCCCTCCTGGCGCGTGTATCTACCTCGTCCCAGCGAAGCGCCATCGCCTCGCCCGGGCGCATACCTGTGTAGAACAGGAACTCGAACAGGCAGGCGTAGATTTGCTGCAGACCTGTAGCCACCTCATAGAGCTTGGCGATGATCAGGTCTGCTTCTTCCTGCGTGAATGGATCCAACTCACGCTTTGGAACCTTTGCCACAGGGACGGATATTGTCGGGTCGCGTTGCACGACCTCTTCCTTCATGGCCTGCTTGAACAGGCATGTCACTACGCGGACGACATTCTTTCTGCGGCTCGGCGATGGCCATTTCGTCGTAGCGACGATGCGTCGAATCATGGTCGCTGGGATCTGGTCCATTGGCAGTTGTGCCAGGTGTGGAATCCAGTAGCGCTGGAGGGAGATTCGATAGCCTTTGCGAGTGGCGTCGACAACTTCTAGCGAGTCGAGCCATTCCTGGGCGTATTCAAAGAAGGTTTGGCGGGCGGTGGAAGGAAGGTGCGCACGGGATGAAGGGAAGAACTCAAGATACTTCTCGTGTGTCAATACACCCATCTTGGCGTACTGAACTACCTGAGTACGTAGAGCTGCTGCCGCTGCGATTCCTTTCTGGGTCGGTGGGTAGGCAAGCGTTTCGCAACGTCGGCGCTTTCCCCATTGGAAGCGAATTCTGACTGATTGGCCGATGACTTCGACGCCGGTCGGCAGGTCCAGAGGCTTTCTAGCCACTCGTCATACCTCCTTTTGCTGTAGATGATTCGGCCGTCTATCTTCGCCCAAACCCATGCCGGGATGATCTTGCGCTCGCGCTTTCTCTGCAGCGCTTTGGCAGTGGTTCCGATCAGCTCGGCCATCCTTTTCTCGGTGACTTTATCGACCTCATCAATGAGGTTCTCTGCTGCGCTCATGGCAATACCTCATCTATCCGCAGTGCGGAGGTGTGAGTGGGGTAGGGTTAGGCTGCGTGACTAAGGTCGACGTACAGGCCAAGTCCAGATCGCTGTAGTGCAGCTTTCGCGCGTTCACCGCGGGCCAGAAGCACGACGCCGTGCCCAGGCGACCCGCCGATACTTCCATCAGGCCTGATGAACTTCGTCTTGCCGCGCGGGAAGAGCATCGCGTCAGCCTTTACGGCATGTTCATGGAACCAGGCGGCGCTGGTGTAGGCGCGGACGATGGCAATGCCGTTGCCGTGGTCCAGGAACTTCTCCAGCCACGGCACGTGCCCATTCCTTCCGCCGAATGGTGGGTTCATGAATACGAACCCATCCCAAGGCTGTGCCAGGCCGTCATCGCTGATGGTGAACACGCGGTCAGCCGGAACCCAGTGCGATGCGCCTGGACTGCAGGGGTCGAGATCAAAGCGCTCGCCAATCGCCTGCAGCATGTCCGGCGGCGTATACCAGTCATCTGAGTGGCCAATGCAGGGTTCGTGCTCGCTCATCTCCCGCCTCCTTCCAGGGCTGCGTCGATTGCAGCGTCGATATCTGGATACTTCCTATCGCCGCGAAGGTTATAGGCGTATGGGTTTATTGGCTTGAAATAGCACATGAACTGCCAGCCTTTGCCGGAGACGTAGGCTGTGCACCGAATCGCTTGGTACCGCTCGGCGTCCTTGCTCAATCCGTCGATCAGAGCAAGCCGTTCAGACACTCTGGTATCCCGCGCCTCCTCAAGATCGGTGACATGACCGCGCAGCAGCTCCACCTCGGCAATCAGCTCCAGAACTGCTGCGGGGTTGGCTGCCTTGATGAAGTTACGATTCGCCTTCTCGTCAGAGCCGAAGCATTCGCAGATCACCCAGCCGCTGTTGAGTTGATCGCTGTCCGCAATGACACTTTGGGCTGCGTCAGTCGTCCACGGCCCCGGCGTAGCCCGCTCCGCCAGCTCCTTCAGCTTGGTTAGGTCGGTCATGCGTGCGTACCTCGCAGTCCTGTTGCGACCCAGTAGGGAGTTCCGTTGCACTCAACCAGCCCTTTGCGCTTGAGCCGATTAAGGGCTTTGCTGATCGTCGGCCTGTCCTCACCAATGGCGTGACGCATTGCCCAGGCGGTAGATCCTTGAATCTTGCGCAGGTGCTTAAGCACCTTGGCGTCGATAGGATTGTCGGTCATGGCTACTTCACCTCTATTCCGGCTTGCTGGAGGACGTCTGCTACCGCTCCGGCTTGGTAGAGTGGAAGGTCGGTCTTGTGATCAACCTCATGCGGATATACCTCTGCCGGCAGCTCCACCTTCAGAGCCGCGCGGCTGGCTTGCCAGGCTTTCCATGCCGTTGCTACGACATAGAAGCCATAGTGACCATTAGGTCCTTTCTTGAGCGGATTGCCGCTTCCTACGTCAACGAAATGACTGGAAGCCCACGCTTCAAACGCTTCTCGAATTCCAGACATGCGAATGCCTCCCATACGGGTGTGCGGTTAAGGGGAAATAGGTGGCGGGTATGCTGATGCTGAATCGCCACTTTTATGAAGAGAAACCCAGCAGCTAAGCGGGTTAGAGGTTGGTGCTGGGGTGGCTGGTTAGGGGTGGAGGAGGGTGCTCAGCTCGTCTGCTAGCTTCACGTCGACGTTACCTGTCTCTCGCATCCCTTTCAGGCTGAGCACGGGTTCCGATTTCTCCGCTAGGCGCAGGATTGACTCGACCGCACTGCGCAACAGCCCCTCGCTCACCGCCTTGCCGTTGATGCGCACTCCAGCCTGGAACGCTTCGAATACGCAGTGAGTCATGAAGTCTGTATAACCGCCTACGCCGTGGTGATGGCGCTTCATCTTGTAGATGCTGAACAAGCGTTCGAACTCGGCATGCTCATCAACCACCACCCTTGCGCGCAGGGTTGCGACTTCCTCCAGCGCCGCATCACGGTCGCGCTCAAGCTCTGCGATTCCAGCAGAAAGGTAGCCGTCGAGTTCCTTCGTCGTGTCACGCTTCCGCCAAGCCTCAGCAAAGTGCCGGGTCATCATCCCCATCATGCGATGCTCAAGTGTGTCAGCGCGGCCGTGCGCAGCTGCGACTTCCTCCCTGAGCGCCTGGGCCTCGGCTTCGAGCTTGGCGTAGTGCTCATGCAGCACGAACGAACCTTCAGGGTCTGGCCGCATGTTGTAGCCGACGATGGTGTTCTCAGGCTCCCAGCGCTTTACGTCACTCATCACCGCCGTCCTCCAAACTGTCCAAGTAATCCGCGCGATCTCGATCGTCGTTCAGTTGCATATCGCGGTGCCAATCCTCTTCGGGATCAGCCCCTCCCTGCGCCGGCGCGGCGGCGAGCATGGCATCGTACTGCTCTATGACGCGGGCGTGCTCGCTGCGGTCCGGCTTACCGAACGATTCTTCATAACCAGCCTCTACCATTTCAATGGTTGGTTTAGTCGGAACCAGCTTCCAGCCCTCCGGCACCTGCCCAGCCTGGGAGACCGGGGAGGCGAGCCCAGCAATCAGCCGGTCAACGACGGCCTTGTTCTTGAAGTCGCCGTAGCGAGCGTCAGCGGTGGCGTCGAACAACTGTTGAGCCATGCGCAGCGTTCCTTCCTGCTCAGCGTTGGCCGCTACCTTGAACGAACCGAGCATTGCGGAAAGCCCGATTCGCAGCGGATCGTGCGCGCGGCTCAGCTTCTCCAGCTCCGCGACCCTGGCCTGGGCGGCGTCGCGTTCTTCACGCCGGCAGTTACGGTCGAATGTCATTCCAGTAAGCCGAACCTGCAAATTGGAATTTTCCACGCGCAGCGCCGCGACGATACGCTCGGTCTCGGCTTTGTCGTAGCCGAACACAACGCCGGAACAGTCGTTGTGCTGATACTGCCGCAGGGCGTTGACCAGCTCCGGCGCCGGGGAGGGTTGCGCTTTGCAGGTCGGGCAATCCTTCACGCACTTCACCGGCCCGTTTTCGTAGGGAATGCCGCCTTCGGAATGGGTTATCTCGCCATCATCGACCATGCCGGTATCGTTGCAGGTGGAGCAAGCCGGGGAGGGTTGCGCCAGGGCGGCGCGGGCTTCCTGAATCAGCAGGATGAACTGGTCGCGCATCCAGCCGCTGGTTCTGGTGTGATCCTCGCCGCCGAACCATGCCGGCATGTCGTTCAGCTTCGACTCAAGCCATGCCAGGACTGCCAGCTCCCCCTGCGCGCCCTCTGCCTGCTCGGGGTGCTCCGGTGGGCAGCTTGGGCAGCCGATGTACCAGACTCCGCAGCCGTCGCTGTCAGAAACCGTTCCGGAGCCGCTGCATTGCTGGCACTGCTCCCCCTGCTGCGAGGCGAGGAAGGCCTCTACGTTTGAGCGCATGACAGTGCCAACGGGAATCCAATCAACGGCATCAGAAATTAGCTCCTGTGCCTTCTTCGCCGCCAGCTTCAGGTTGATGTTCTCGATCCGAAGCCCTGCGATGTAGTTGTCGAGTTCGGCGCTCAGTTCGTGTTCTCGATTCATTCCGAATCCTCCCGAACCAGCATGAAGTAGGCGTGCTGGAGTCGCTGGTAATCGCTGAGCTTCAGGTCTTCAAGTTCGTCACGACCGATGCGGATCAGTGCGGCGAACAGATTCAGCTCGCGCTCTTCGTCGTCGTAAGCCAACTTGCTGGCCATGCGAATGTCGCGCACGGTTGGAGCGCGCAGACTGAGATCGTCGACCTCGACGCCGTTGCAGGTCACTGGCTTCGAAAGCTTCACCACAGCCACATCGGCAGACAGGCTCAGCCACTCAGGAATCTTCTTCTCGGTCATGCTGCCTTCTCCTGCTGCGCGCCGTACTTCCTGAAGTACTCGCAGATGTCTTCGCTGAGTTGCTGGCCGCCGATGGTGCTGAGCTGGCCGGTCATGTGTTTGCAGCTGCGGAGCAGGGCGTCTGCCTCGGCTTGGCGTCGTGCGGATTCGAAGATGTCGTCGAAAGACTGGTTGGTGATCGACTCGATCTTGCGTTGCTTGTCTGACTTGTCGAGGCCTTTCATGCTGCTTCCCTCCGATCAAGGACGGTGTCGTGGTAGCCGGCCAGCCAACGGCAGCGGCGGTCGAGTTCGTGGAGTCCCCAAGGGCAAGCGCGCTCGGTCAGGCCAAGCTGCTTGGCCTCTATGCCGTCCTGGTACTCGGCGGTGTTCTCTGGGTACTCAAGCTGCTGCCTGTTCATGGCGTTCCTCCCAGAGGCGCTGCGCATTGATGTCCTTGCGGGTCAGCATCAGCGCAAACCGCGTGTCATCGCGGAAGTGCGTGTAGATCAGCCGCAGGATTCGGTCGTTGCTGATGTGCAGGGCGCGCATCATGTGCTTGCGGGTGGGGAAGGTTTCGATCTCTGCGTCCATCCGCTTGATCAGATCGGCGTCACCCAGCGCGATGCGGGACTCAGCGCTGCGGCGACGTGCAACTTCGTGCATGCGTTCGAGCGGTGAACTCTTGTGGATGAACTGGCCGTTGAAGACCGGGATCAGGTCAGTGCGCTGGCCGAATCCGATCTCCTGCACTGCGCCGCCACTGGCCAGAAACTCAGCCATCAGCCGGTCAATGTCGTCGTGATTCAGCTTGTGCTCGCAGTGCACGATCTCCTGCCAAGCGTCCGCCTCGCAGGGTTCTTCAATCTCGGGGAAGTCTGTTTCCATGGCACACCTCAGGCGAAAAAGAGGGGCCATTGCGGCCCCTAGGTGACGTGGTGCAAGGGATTCATGCGGCTAGACGCCGACGTGATTCGATGACGCCAGTGATGCGGCGCAGGCATGTCTCGCTGACTGGTATCAGCTCGTCTACGCCTTCCAACTGAACCTCGCCGCGTTTCGATGCTATGTGGCGCACCAAGTGGACGATCAGGTGAGTCTTCACGAGAGCGCTGCGATGTGTTCGCGTCAGGTAGTCACCGAACTCGTCTTCGATGCGCTTCAGGGCCTCATCCAGCAGCAGTTCACCGCCCGGATAATGCGCACTGACGTACTTGTCGCCGCTGGTGAAGTGCGTGATCTCGGAGAAGGGGATCGACAGCTTCTTGCCGAATAGCTGGGCGGTGATGATGGTTCTCATGCGGCCATCCTCCCGCGCATGTCAGCCTCAAGCGCTGCCAGTTCGTCCAGGAACGCCTTAACCTCAGCCTCCATCTCGCGGATGCGCGCATCGTCCCTGTGGTAGCGGAAGCAGACGTACTGCAGTTCATCGGGCAGGCGGTCGTCGAAGGACACGAAGTCGACAGATTCCAGTTCAGCGCAGGCCATCTGGGCGAGCATTTGCCACTCGTACTGCGTGTCGTGCTTGCCAGACTGAATCACAGCGATGTGCTGGGCTGTGTTC harbors:
- a CDS encoding osmoprotectant NAGGN system M42 family peptidase, which codes for MTQLPQPDLNYLQRVLLEMLAIPSPTGFTDTIVRYVAERLEEIGVPFEMTRRGTIRATLLGRRKSPDRAVSAHLDTIGAIVREIKPNGRLALAPVGCWSSRFAEGSRVTVFCENGVFRGSVLPLMASGHAFNTAVDTLPISWDHVELRLDTYTASRADSESIGVAIGDFVAFDPLPEFTESGHISARHLDDKAGVAALLASLKAIVEAGQVPPIDCHPLFTITEEIGSGAAGALPWDVSEFVGIDIAPVAEGQNSSEHAVSVALQDSGGPYDFHLSRHLLRLGERHEIAVRRDLFRYYHSDAQSAITAGHDIRTALLAFGCDATHGYERTHIDSLAALSKLLTAYMLSPPVFDSDAEPSEGTLERFSKQLEHPVHMESTTHVPPVDDLIDSGDGADKGKDSDRNKK
- the ngg gene encoding N-acetylglutaminylglutamine synthetase, whose translation is MKPHSNLPHPHNQRLLRGQTPTYERLQARFAGDHAESHGPLILQCGWGRLLIGHTFSSPDKLAAELLNEQPGERDIALYVAAPQQVLSHAPQQLFLDPSDALRLWFTDYRPARRPFRGFRIRRVHSDDDWTAINRLYLSRGMLPVDPSNVTPRHQGGPAYWLAEDAETGTVIGTVMGINHAKAFRDPEGGSSLWCLAVDPQSSRPGVGEALVRHLIEHFMSRGLAYLDLSVLHGNQQAKSLYRKLRFRELPTFAVKCKNGINQSLFLGPGPEKGLNPYAKIIVDEAHRRGIEVQVQDADAGLFTLTQGGRRIRCRESLCDLTSAVSMSLCQDKTLTHRALDRAGLRQPQQRLATSAEDNAAFLEEHGALVVKPVDGEQGQGVAVDLRTAEEVESAIAHAKQFDTRVILESYHPGNDLRIVVIGYEVVAAAIRRPAEVIGDGRHSIRKLIEAQSRRRQAATGGESRIPLDGETERTLAAAGFSYDDVLPSGQRLAVRRTANLHTGGTLEDVTERLHPALADAAIRAARALEIPVTGLDLLVTEADQADYVIIEANERPGLANHEPQPTAERFVDLLFPLSRELLHRDNRDQPHANEEAPA
- a CDS encoding N-acetylglutaminylglutamine amidotransferase, producing MCGIAGELRFDNQAADLAAVERITHHLAPRGPDAWGFHSEGPLALGHRRLKIMDLAEASGQPMIDTSLGLSLVFNGAIYNYPELRGELEALGYRFFSGGDTEVLLKGYHAWGEQLLPRLNGMFAFAIWERDKRRLFIARDRLGIKPLYLSQTGKRLRFASSLPALLKGGDIDPALDPVALNHYLNFHAVVPAPRTLLAEVQKLPPATWMTIDADGHTERQRWWTLDYGPLPDERELTLDDWEDRLLSSLRDAVSVRQRAAREVGVLLSGGVDSSLLVGLLHEAGVEDLLTFSIGFEDAGGERGDEFQYSDLIAKRYGTRHHQLRIDENEVISQLPAAFRAMSEPMVSHDCIAFYLLSREVSKHCKVVQSGQGADELFAGYHWYPKVAGAKDPLQAYRAAFFDRSHGEYLDTVREAMRVEDVASEFVRDHFAQPGAEDPVDKALRLDSTIMLVDDPVKRVDNMTMAWGLEARVPFLDYRVAELSARIPSRFKLGDGGKQVLKAAARKVIPSEVIDRPKGYFPVPGLKHLQGNTRAWVSELLLDPSQDRGLFETAMFDRLLSDPASDLTPLRGSKLWQLAALNLWLTEQGL
- a CDS encoding site-specific integrase codes for the protein MGQSVRIRFQWGKRRRCETLAYPPTQKGIAAAAALRTQVVQYAKMGVLTHEKYLEFFPSSRAHLPSTARQTFFEYAQEWLDSLEVVDATRKGYRISLQRYWIPHLAQLPMDQIPATMIRRIVATTKWPSPSRRKNVVRVVTCLFKQAMKEEVVQRDPTISVPVAKVPKRELDPFTQEEADLIIAKLYEVATGLQQIYACLFEFLFYTGMRPGEAMALRWDEVDTRARRAKVCRIQLRGKIHERTKTKTVREVLLNDRALHALEQARPLTAARSDYVFAPSLKAERSDLYIKSETGPKRYWRDALRKLGMRQRRTYDTRHTYATMCLMAGMNPAFIASQLGHSVPVLLSTYAKWLNSTSDWSEMEKLKTGTNLVRRKAKED
- a CDS encoding DNA N-6-adenine-methyltransferase, whose protein sequence is MSEHEPCIGHSDDWYTPPDMLQAIGERFDLDPCSPGASHWVPADRVFTISDDGLAQPWDGFVFMNPPFGGRNGHVPWLEKFLDHGNGIAIVRAYTSAAWFHEHAVKADAMLFPRGKTKFIRPDGSIGGSPGHGVVLLARGERAKAALQRSGLGLYVDLSHAA
- a CDS encoding ead/Ea22-like family protein, whose protein sequence is MTDLTKLKELAERATPGPWTTDAAQSVIADSDQLNSGWVICECFGSDEKANRNFIKAANPAAVLELIAEVELLRGHVTDLEEARDTRVSERLALIDGLSKDAERYQAIRCTAYVSGKGWQFMCYFKPINPYAYNLRGDRKYPDIDAAIDAALEGGGR
- a CDS encoding winged helix-turn-helix domain-containing protein, yielding MTDNPIDAKVLKHLRKIQGSTAWAMRHAIGEDRPTISKALNRLKRKGLVECNGTPYWVATGLRGTHA
- a CDS encoding phage tail assembly protein; its protein translation is MTEKKIPEWLSLSADVAVVKLSKPVTCNGVEVDDLSLRAPTVRDIRMASKLAYDDEERELNLFAALIRIGRDELEDLKLSDYQRLQHAYFMLVREDSE
- a CDS encoding LytTR family DNA-binding domain-containing protein — protein: MRTIITAQLFGKKLSIPFSEITHFTSGDKYVSAHYPGGELLLDEALKRIEDEFGDYLTRTHRSALVKTHLIVHLVRHIASKRGEVQLEGVDELIPVSETCLRRITGVIESRRRLAA